One Coregonus clupeaformis isolate EN_2021a unplaced genomic scaffold, ASM2061545v1 scaf2620, whole genome shotgun sequence genomic region harbors:
- the LOC123488957 gene encoding LOW QUALITY PROTEIN: ATPase PAAT-like (The sequence of the model RefSeq protein was modified relative to this genomic sequence to represent the inferred CDS: inserted 1 base in 1 codon), with translation MATRKHLILEFPNTSCEVKLLSLGGRGRVAVALVVMGLQTQTPADCSPSLGLCVQCMMXEMVTTLSPGSQSPMDMVQFQQKVGPVLVKSAVTNTSQ, from the exons ATGGCTACTAG GAAACACTTAATATTGGAGTTCCCCAACACATCATGTGAGGTGAAG CTGCTGTCTCTTGGTGGGCGAGGGAGAGTGGCTGTGGCTCTGGTCGTGATGGGCCTGCAGACTCAGACACCTGCAGACTGCTCTCCAAGCCTGGGGCTCTGTGTGCAGTGCATGA GAGAGATGGTCACCACCCTCTCACCGGGGTCCCAGAGTCCCATGGACATGGTGCAGTTTCAGCAGAAGGTGGGTCCAGTTCTCGTCAAATCAGCAGTCACCAATACCAGTCAATAG